The Kribbella sp. HUAS MG21 genome includes the window GTCGACCTGGTACTGCGGGTCTTCGACAGCCCGCTGACCTGGATCGACACCTCGAACGGGTACGGCGACGGCGCGAGCGAGACCCGGATCGGCCAGGCGATCCGCGAGTACGGCGGCCTGCCCGACGGCTTCCTGGTCGCGACCAAGGTGGACGCCCGCGGCCGCGACTACTCCGGCGCCCGGGTCCGCGAGAGTGTTGCCGAGAGCAAGGAACGGCTCGGGCTGGACGACCTGCCGCTGGTCTACCTGCACGACCCGGAGGCCCACGAGTTCGAGTCGATGCGCGACGCCGTCGACACGCTGATGCAACTGCGCGCGGACGGCGAGATCGGTCACGTCGGCCTGGCGGGCGGCGACACCCGCGAGCTGTCCCGGTACCTGGATCTCGGCGGGTTCGAAGTACTGCTCGTGCACAACCGGTGGAGCCTGGTCGACCACTCCGCCGGGCGGATCTTCGACCGGGCGCGCGCCGAGGGCATCGCGGTGGTGAACGCGGCGGTGTACGGCGGCGGGATCCTCGCGAACCCGGCGGGCGCGACGAAGTACGCGTACCGCGAGGCGGCGCCGGAGCTGCTGAAGACCGTGGCGGCGATGGACGCGGCATGCCGCGAGTACGGGTTCGACCTGGCCACGGCGGCGCTGCGGCACTCGCTGGACGACCCGGGCATCGCCGGGACCGTCGTGGGGATCAGCAAGCCGGCGCGCGTCGACGCACTGCTCGCTGCCCGCGATGCGGACCTGCCGGACGAACTGCTTAACCGGTTAGGTAGCCTGCTTCCCGACAAGCAGTACTGGGTCG containing:
- a CDS encoding aldo/keto reductase, which translates into the protein MTNNWLRPLGSTGLTVSAVCAGGSGIAGMPAVFGYDVTTREAVDLVLRVFDSPLTWIDTSNGYGDGASETRIGQAIREYGGLPDGFLVATKVDARGRDYSGARVRESVAESKERLGLDDLPLVYLHDPEAHEFESMRDAVDTLMQLRADGEIGHVGLAGGDTRELSRYLDLGGFEVLLVHNRWSLVDHSAGRIFDRARAEGIAVVNAAVYGGGILANPAGATKYAYREAAPELLKTVAAMDAACREYGFDLATAALRHSLDDPGIAGTVVGISKPARVDALLAARDADLPDELLNRLGSLLPDKQYWVEKETT